A genomic segment from Flexistipes sp. encodes:
- the obgE gene encoding GTPase ObgE, producing MKFLDTTKIKIKAGDGGRGCVSFRREKYVPRGGPDGGNGGSGGNIVIVGNRSKYTLLDLNYKTNYAAERGEHGRGKDQHGRRGRDMEITVPLGTIVKDYETGKVLGDITEDGQRLVAARGGKGGRGNMSFVNSTRRAPRISEDGEKGEERTLLLELKLIADVGIIGLPNAGKSTFIASVSAAKPKIADYPFTTITPNLGVVKSITGGSFVLADMPGLIEGAHENAGLGVRFLKHIERTEILLHFVDASDEDSMVERYKTIRDEILRYSGELSEKEEIIAATKVDSKNEDNLEEFERYVNNDLNKQLYKISSVAREGIDELLKTLWERLEKEDSRNDK from the coding sequence ATGAAATTTCTTGACACTACAAAAATTAAAATTAAAGCCGGAGACGGTGGCAGAGGCTGTGTAAGCTTCAGACGGGAAAAGTATGTCCCCAGAGGCGGCCCGGACGGCGGCAACGGCGGTAGCGGCGGGAACATTGTCATCGTCGGTAACAGATCTAAATATACCCTTCTTGATTTGAATTATAAAACAAATTATGCTGCAGAGCGTGGCGAACACGGCCGGGGTAAAGATCAGCACGGCCGCAGAGGCAGAGATATGGAAATAACCGTACCTCTCGGCACAATAGTTAAAGATTATGAGACGGGTAAAGTGTTGGGAGATATCACCGAAGACGGGCAAAGACTCGTTGCGGCCAGAGGCGGAAAAGGCGGCAGAGGCAATATGTCTTTTGTCAATTCCACCAGAAGAGCACCGCGTATTTCCGAAGACGGAGAAAAAGGTGAAGAAAGAACATTACTGCTGGAGCTGAAACTCATTGCCGATGTGGGAATTATAGGTCTGCCCAATGCAGGAAAATCAACATTCATAGCTTCCGTATCAGCAGCAAAACCAAAAATAGCTGACTATCCGTTTACCACAATTACGCCTAATCTTGGTGTTGTTAAAAGCATAACAGGCGGTTCTTTTGTCCTGGCTGACATGCCGGGATTGATTGAAGGTGCCCATGAAAATGCCGGCTTAGGTGTCAGATTTCTTAAACATATAGAGAGAACCGAAATACTGCTTCATTTTGTGGATGCTTCCGATGAGGACTCCATGGTTGAAAGATATAAAACAATAAGAGATGAAATCTTACGGTATTCAGGAGAATTGTCTGAAAAAGAAGAAATCATTGCCGCCACAAAGGTTGATTCGAAGAATGAAGATAACCTTGAAGAGTTCGAAAGATATGTGAATAATGATTTAAATAAACAGCTGTATAAGATTTCATCCGTTGCACGTGAAGGTATAGATGAATTGCTGAAAACATTATGGGAGCGTTTGGAAAAAGAGGACAGCCGCAATGATAAATAA
- a CDS encoding pyridoxal phosphate-dependent aminotransferase, which produces MNSPDVNLNLNVRGLPLSATLFINELSNKLKREGRPIYKLGLGQSPFPVPQPVVDELITNAYQKDYLPVLGLYSLREAVVDYYRRSQNLEYSSENILVGPGSKELMFIIQLVYYGDLIIPTPSWVSYAPQAHIVGRHVYWLSTKKENRWLLTPEELDRHCRQDPTRPRLLILNYPNNPTGMSYNRDELKGLAQVAEKYKVLILSDEIYGELNFNGNHTSIAKYYPEGTIISSGLSKWCGAGGWRLGTFIFPENLKWLLEGMSAVASETFTSTSAPIQYAGVRAFKGGMKIERYLCQSRRVLKSLADSVYQRLYSAGADVSRPDGAFYMFPDFSKYKESFRKRGISNSREFCEKLLNETGVAILPGSAFGRPENEFTARIAYVDFDGSRALAAAEQIPFEQEIDERFHEYYCERVLKAVDLLCEFVAN; this is translated from the coding sequence ATGAACAGCCCGGATGTAAACTTAAATTTGAATGTCAGAGGTCTGCCGCTTTCTGCAACACTGTTTATTAACGAATTGAGTAATAAGCTTAAAAGGGAGGGGCGGCCTATTTATAAGCTTGGGCTGGGCCAGTCTCCTTTCCCTGTCCCGCAGCCAGTTGTTGATGAACTTATCACCAATGCATATCAGAAGGATTATCTGCCCGTTTTGGGATTGTATTCACTCAGGGAAGCTGTTGTTGACTATTACAGGAGGAGTCAGAATCTGGAGTATTCTTCCGAAAATATACTTGTCGGCCCGGGCTCCAAGGAACTGATGTTTATTATTCAGCTGGTATATTACGGGGATTTGATAATTCCCACCCCCAGCTGGGTGTCTTATGCTCCTCAGGCTCATATTGTAGGCAGACATGTATACTGGCTTTCCACTAAAAAGGAAAACAGATGGCTTCTTACCCCTGAAGAGCTGGACAGGCATTGCAGGCAAGATCCTACGCGTCCCAGGCTTCTTATTCTGAATTATCCCAATAATCCCACGGGCATGTCCTACAATAGAGATGAGTTGAAAGGTCTTGCTCAGGTGGCTGAAAAATATAAAGTTTTGATCCTTTCAGATGAAATTTACGGAGAACTCAATTTTAATGGCAACCACACTTCGATTGCTAAGTATTATCCGGAAGGAACCATTATAAGCAGCGGTTTGAGCAAATGGTGTGGTGCGGGCGGCTGGCGTCTCGGAACATTCATTTTCCCGGAGAATCTTAAATGGCTCCTGGAGGGAATGTCTGCTGTGGCAAGTGAGACATTTACTTCGACAAGCGCCCCTATTCAATATGCAGGTGTCAGAGCGTTTAAAGGCGGGATGAAAATTGAACGTTATTTATGTCAATCAAGGCGTGTCCTCAAATCATTGGCAGATAGTGTGTATCAAAGACTGTATTCTGCAGGTGCTGATGTCAGCAGGCCTGACGGCGCCTTTTATATGTTCCCTGATTTTTCCAAATACAAAGAGAGCTTTCGAAAAAGGGGAATTTCTAACAGCAGAGAATTTTGCGAGAAACTTTTGAACGAAACGGGTGTGGCAATACTTCCCGGAAGTGCTTTCGGCAGGCCGGAAAACGAATTTACTGCAAGAATAGCTTATGTTGATTTTGACGGCTCCAGGGCACTGGCAGCAGCAGAACAGATTCCTTTTGAACAGGAAATTGATGAAAGGTTCCATGAGTATTATTGCGAAAGGGTTTTGAAGGCTGTAGATCTGTTGTGTGAGTTTGTAGCGAATTAA
- a CDS encoding glutamate synthase, whose product MCRIGAIKSKNYIQPKTALQLMRSQQKGHDNSGFAMVMQDLGGVFEKYKGLPILSMACTDDGIKIAEDILHKEGFARVFQWAPQVFPREGLKIEPMPNYVFQVYQLPKLYKYAPESEKEELLVEMRLKIRKALDELDEGFIYSFWPDVVTLKEIGDPSDIGEYFDLWSENKDFSAKIISAQCRQNTNYDIVRYAAHPFFLQGYTAMANGENTFYEKNKNFQKNLYKGYLGFESDSQCFLYTLHYVHKVLNWPLIYYKHTITPLSFDEIDKREDNAVLSKIRSSLANLEINGPNTIIGVLPDGSVFNCCDSKKLRPVVVGKNKDTVIITSEVSGLNDVMPERNWEDDIYTHEREMIYVNNDLEVQRWHQ is encoded by the coding sequence ATGTGCAGAATAGGAGCGATTAAGTCTAAAAATTACATCCAACCGAAAACAGCTCTTCAGTTAATGCGGTCACAGCAAAAAGGTCACGATAATTCTGGTTTTGCTATGGTAATGCAGGATTTGGGAGGAGTATTTGAAAAATACAAAGGGCTTCCCATACTTTCCATGGCCTGTACTGACGACGGAATTAAAATTGCTGAAGATATCCTTCATAAAGAAGGGTTTGCAAGGGTCTTCCAATGGGCACCCCAGGTTTTTCCCAGAGAGGGCCTTAAAATAGAACCTATGCCGAACTATGTTTTTCAGGTTTATCAGCTTCCCAAATTATATAAATATGCCCCTGAAAGCGAAAAAGAAGAACTGCTTGTGGAAATGAGACTTAAAATACGAAAAGCCCTGGATGAACTGGATGAAGGCTTTATCTATTCCTTCTGGCCTGACGTTGTCACGTTAAAAGAAATTGGTGATCCTTCGGATATTGGAGAATATTTTGACTTATGGAGTGAAAACAAAGATTTTTCCGCAAAGATAATCAGTGCCCAGTGCAGACAAAATACCAATTACGACATTGTACGCTACGCTGCACATCCATTTTTTCTTCAGGGTTATACTGCAATGGCAAACGGTGAAAATACCTTTTATGAAAAAAATAAAAACTTCCAAAAAAATCTCTACAAAGGATATCTGGGGTTTGAGTCAGATTCCCAGTGTTTTTTATATACACTCCACTATGTGCACAAAGTTTTAAACTGGCCTTTAATATACTACAAACACACCATTACCCCTTTATCATTTGATGAAATTGATAAAAGAGAAGACAATGCAGTACTTTCAAAAATAAGATCATCACTGGCTAATCTGGAAATCAACGGTCCCAACACAATAATTGGCGTACTGCCTGACGGCAGTGTTTTCAACTGCTGCGACTCCAAAAAGCTGAGACCGGTGGTGGTCGGAAAGAACAAAGATACCGTTATTATTACCTCTGAAGTATCCGGACTCAACGACGTAATGCCTGAGAGGAACTGGGAAGATGACATATATACACATGAGCGGGAAATGATTTATGTAAACAATGACTTAGAGGTGCAAAGATGGCATCAGTAA
- a CDS encoding glutamate synthase-related protein: MASVKVNDLAKDDLSWRIDYDSSRCTMCGSCVSSCPFGAIHSKVEKRRKVVSEDITPNPKIIFQTVPVISQTIDEYMFCRGCGVCERVCPNEAIRPVRNSDARFGMRYRGALADPFKRGGRSNLETDGRTLDKIKVGRISQMTDPSLDAQRHTFDILSPFGRTLPAGEIPFSISEDGKLKFSGDAPPVNWIYPIIIGDMSIGALSWRVWEAIAIATAYLNEECSIPIRMCSGEGGVPQRLLKSRFLKYTILQIASGHFGWNRIINAMPEMVEDPAGVLIKIGQGAKPGDGGLLQAKKVARHIQEIRGVPKADLLSPPNHQGLYSIEESVQKMFLSLNSAFKFNVPVAIKVAASSTSVSVYNNLLRDPYNIVGGFFLDGIDGGTAAAHEISLDHTGHPAISKLRDCYHAAVHQGKQNQIPLWAAGGLGKTGNLASDAFKMICLGANGVFSGKLIIQLAGCLGNDQGKCNACNTGLCPVGICTQNPLLVKRLDVDKVAENIVNYFLSVDQEMKKLLAPIGNSTLPVGRSDALISTDKNVADRLNIQYAC, encoded by the coding sequence ATGGCATCAGTAAAAGTAAACGATCTGGCAAAAGACGATCTTAGCTGGCGGATAGATTATGACAGCAGCCGGTGCACGATGTGCGGAAGCTGTGTTTCTTCATGTCCATTCGGTGCAATACATTCAAAAGTCGAAAAAAGAAGAAAAGTCGTAAGCGAAGATATCACGCCCAATCCAAAAATTATATTTCAGACTGTACCTGTAATTTCCCAGACTATTGATGAGTATATGTTCTGCAGAGGGTGCGGTGTATGCGAAAGGGTATGCCCCAATGAAGCCATAAGGCCTGTCAGGAATTCCGATGCCAGATTCGGTATGCGTTACAGAGGGGCTCTTGCTGATCCCTTCAAAAGGGGTGGACGATCCAATCTTGAAACAGACGGCAGAACACTTGACAAAATAAAAGTCGGTCGTATCTCACAAATGACCGACCCATCCCTGGATGCCCAAAGGCATACGTTTGACATACTTTCCCCTTTCGGACGAACACTTCCGGCCGGAGAAATACCATTTAGTATAAGTGAGGACGGCAAGCTGAAATTTTCAGGTGATGCACCTCCTGTAAACTGGATTTATCCGATTATAATAGGAGATATGTCCATAGGAGCTTTGTCGTGGAGAGTATGGGAGGCAATTGCCATAGCCACGGCATACCTGAATGAAGAGTGCTCAATTCCCATCAGGATGTGTTCCGGAGAGGGAGGAGTCCCCCAGAGACTTTTGAAATCAAGATTTCTTAAATATACAATATTACAGATTGCCTCGGGGCATTTCGGCTGGAACAGAATAATCAACGCAATGCCCGAAATGGTGGAAGATCCTGCGGGTGTACTGATAAAAATAGGTCAGGGTGCAAAACCCGGTGACGGCGGGCTGCTTCAGGCTAAAAAAGTAGCCAGGCACATTCAGGAAATCAGAGGGGTTCCGAAAGCAGATCTTTTGAGTCCTCCCAACCATCAGGGGTTGTATTCTATAGAAGAAAGCGTTCAAAAGATGTTCCTTTCACTTAACTCAGCCTTTAAATTCAATGTTCCTGTGGCAATAAAAGTGGCTGCAAGTTCAACCAGCGTCTCGGTATACAACAATTTACTGCGCGACCCGTACAATATAGTTGGAGGATTTTTTCTGGACGGCATCGACGGCGGCACAGCTGCAGCTCATGAAATTTCACTGGATCATACAGGACATCCTGCAATTTCCAAGCTGAGAGACTGTTATCATGCTGCAGTACACCAGGGTAAACAAAATCAGATTCCGTTATGGGCCGCAGGGGGTCTGGGTAAAACGGGCAATCTGGCATCGGATGCTTTCAAAATGATATGTCTGGGTGCCAACGGCGTTTTCAGCGGAAAACTTATCATTCAGCTGGCCGGCTGTTTGGGCAACGATCAGGGCAAATGCAACGCCTGCAATACAGGATTATGCCCTGTCGGCATATGTACTCAGAATCCGCTGTTGGTAAAAAGGCTGGATGTGGATAAGGTTGCAGAGAATATTGTCAATTACTTCCTCTCCGTGGACCAGGAGATGAAAAAGCTGCTCGCCCCCATAGGCAACAGTACCCTGCCGGTGGGCAGATCGGATGCACTTATTTCCACAGATAAAAATGTGGCTGACAGATTAAACATTCAGTATGCATGTTAA
- a CDS encoding FAD-dependent oxidoreductase, whose product MNNENKLILNGIEKDKRISTQELLKQLYEKLESGCCNYEINALGQHNIGGPLWNREGKKLIFNVKNPGQRVGSMGMQGTSITVEGSAPADVGWLNAGAEIIVKGDGGDTTAHCAATGNIYIGGRTGTRSGALMKYDPKFPAPQFWVLKNTGSFSFEFMSGGIAVICGSGCENAESVLGYRSCVGMVGGTIYVRGKVEDISEDVWLMDLDEKDKEFLEEGIPVFLSKIDRKDKEKELLNFSQWRKIVAKTYEERITKRYVPIADFRNSVWVKDGIFGDMIEEDFEVADFVEKGDLRLKKPNWNSGAYSSPCEYNCPVFIPTQKRVALLRQSKFEEALKLVMDYSPFPASVCGQVCPNLCMDECNRKYIDVPLKIDDLGMLSRDILPETVREERKEKIAVIGSGAAGLASAYHLRRLGYQVEIFEKDTVIGGKLKQVIPEERLDRNILENEINKIIDMGIKAHTEYSVDENAFEKLTGDFNAVVVAVGAHEPILLPVKGSGLMIKGLDFLKKINRGESVNIGKKVVVIGAGNAGMDVVMGAYKMGAEKVTAIDIQKPAAFDEEIEHAKSLGAEIRWPAFTQEVAEEGVYLKNGEFIEADSVIVSIGDRPNLSFLPDRYKDEKGKLLINDYHQLKGKENVFIAGDVIKLGLFTNALGDGRKTAINIDNLLNGKPLDRFENAPMIPQDKVKNEFYHPMNQQAVEDREAESEVDRCLSCGYCRDCSFCMEICPEQAISRIESDNDFGFEYISDSEKCIGCGICAGVCPCGIWEMTDNLEKYIES is encoded by the coding sequence ATGAACAATGAAAACAAACTCATTTTAAACGGTATAGAAAAAGACAAAAGAATTTCCACACAGGAACTGCTTAAACAATTGTATGAAAAACTGGAAAGCGGCTGCTGTAACTATGAGATAAACGCCCTGGGCCAGCACAATATCGGCGGCCCCCTTTGGAACAGGGAAGGTAAAAAACTGATTTTCAATGTTAAAAATCCCGGTCAGAGAGTGGGCTCCATGGGCATGCAGGGGACTTCCATAACCGTTGAAGGTTCTGCCCCTGCGGATGTTGGCTGGCTTAATGCCGGTGCAGAGATAATCGTAAAAGGTGACGGTGGGGACACAACAGCCCATTGTGCTGCCACAGGTAATATTTATATCGGAGGGCGAACCGGGACACGCTCGGGAGCACTTATGAAGTATGACCCGAAATTTCCGGCTCCCCAGTTCTGGGTATTAAAAAATACAGGTTCTTTCAGTTTTGAATTTATGAGCGGCGGAATCGCTGTAATCTGCGGATCAGGGTGTGAAAATGCTGAATCTGTCCTTGGCTACAGAAGCTGCGTAGGAATGGTTGGCGGCACAATTTATGTAAGGGGGAAAGTTGAAGACATTTCAGAAGATGTCTGGCTTATGGACCTGGATGAAAAGGATAAAGAATTTTTGGAAGAAGGAATACCTGTATTCCTGTCAAAAATTGACAGAAAGGACAAAGAAAAGGAGCTGCTTAATTTTTCACAATGGAGAAAAATTGTAGCCAAAACATATGAGGAAAGGATAACAAAACGCTATGTACCCATAGCAGACTTCAGAAATTCCGTATGGGTAAAAGATGGTATTTTCGGCGACATGATTGAGGAAGACTTTGAGGTGGCAGATTTTGTAGAAAAGGGTGATCTGCGTCTGAAAAAACCTAATTGGAACAGCGGAGCCTACAGCTCACCATGTGAATACAACTGCCCTGTATTCATCCCCACTCAAAAAAGGGTTGCCCTTCTGAGGCAGTCAAAATTTGAGGAAGCATTAAAATTAGTGATGGATTACAGTCCGTTTCCGGCATCAGTATGCGGACAGGTTTGCCCCAACCTCTGCATGGATGAATGTAACAGAAAGTACATTGATGTGCCGCTGAAAATTGATGACCTTGGTATGTTAAGCAGGGACATACTCCCGGAAACCGTGCGTGAAGAGAGAAAAGAAAAAATTGCGGTCATTGGCAGCGGTGCCGCCGGTCTGGCTTCCGCTTACCATTTAAGAAGACTAGGCTATCAAGTGGAAATTTTCGAAAAAGATACTGTGATAGGGGGAAAACTGAAACAGGTGATCCCTGAAGAGCGTCTTGACAGGAATATTCTGGAGAATGAAATAAACAAAATCATTGATATGGGGATAAAAGCGCATACAGAATATTCTGTGGATGAGAACGCATTTGAAAAACTTACCGGCGATTTTAATGCTGTAGTTGTTGCCGTGGGGGCACATGAGCCGATTTTACTTCCTGTAAAGGGAAGCGGGCTAATGATTAAAGGACTTGATTTTCTAAAAAAAATCAACAGAGGCGAAAGTGTTAATATCGGTAAAAAGGTTGTGGTAATTGGAGCAGGCAACGCAGGAATGGATGTGGTGATGGGAGCTTATAAAATGGGTGCGGAAAAAGTCACTGCAATCGATATCCAAAAACCTGCGGCTTTTGACGAAGAAATTGAGCATGCGAAATCACTCGGTGCTGAAATACGCTGGCCGGCCTTTACCCAGGAAGTGGCTGAAGAGGGAGTGTATCTTAAAAACGGTGAATTCATAGAGGCTGACAGTGTCATTGTGTCTATAGGCGATAGGCCCAATCTGTCCTTTCTGCCGGACAGATACAAAGATGAGAAAGGTAAACTTTTAATTAACGATTATCACCAGCTTAAAGGAAAGGAAAACGTATTTATCGCTGGTGATGTCATCAAATTAGGTCTTTTTACAAATGCATTGGGAGACGGCAGGAAAACGGCCATCAATATCGATAATCTGCTCAACGGCAAACCTTTGGACAGATTCGAAAACGCCCCGATGATTCCTCAGGATAAGGTAAAAAATGAATTTTACCATCCGATGAACCAGCAGGCTGTTGAGGACAGAGAAGCAGAGTCAGAGGTGGACAGGTGCCTGAGCTGCGGTTACTGCAGGGATTGCAGCTTCTGTATGGAAATATGCCCCGAACAGGCTATAAGCAGAATCGAATCGGACAATGATTTTGGCTTTGAATATATCAGTGATTCTGAAAAATGTATCGGCTGCGGGATATGTGCTGGTGTCTGCCCCTGCGGGATATGGGAAATGACCGATAATCTTGAAAAATATATAGAAAGCTAA
- the rplU gene encoding 50S ribosomal protein L21, whose translation MFAILKTGGKQYTVKPGDIIDVEKIDAEKGGTVELKNILAVSDDKKFNVGNPYIDSASVEAEVVDQIRGKKVVVFKRKPKKDYRRNYGHRQYFTKLKVKEIKV comes from the coding sequence ATGTTTGCAATTCTAAAAACTGGTGGCAAACAGTATACAGTTAAGCCGGGTGATATTATTGATGTTGAAAAAATAGATGCGGAAAAAGGCGGAACCGTCGAGTTGAAAAATATTCTGGCCGTATCTGACGACAAAAAATTTAATGTGGGCAATCCTTATATTGACAGTGCTTCTGTTGAGGCAGAGGTTGTAGATCAGATAAGAGGTAAAAAAGTGGTCGTTTTTAAAAGAAAACCGAAAAAGGATTACAGAAGGAATTACGGTCACAGACAGTATTTTACAAAGTTAAAAGTTAAAGAAATAAAAGTTTAA
- the rpmA gene encoding 50S ribosomal protein L27 produces the protein MAHKKAGGSTRNGRDSESKRLGVKRFGGQHVIPGNIIIRQRGTRFKPGKNVGLGKDYTIFALQEGYVKFEDKGRKGKFISVLEEKSV, from the coding sequence ATGGCTCATAAAAAAGCTGGCGGTAGTACCCGTAACGGAAGGGACAGTGAAAGTAAACGCTTGGGCGTTAAACGTTTTGGCGGTCAACATGTGATTCCCGGGAATATTATTATAAGACAGAGAGGCACACGTTTTAAGCCCGGTAAAAATGTTGGATTGGGTAAGGATTATACCATTTTTGCCTTACAAGAAGGATATGTGAAGTTTGAAGATAAGGGAAGAAAAGGCAAATTCATATCCGTTCTTGAAGAAAAATCCGTATAA